The DNA segment TGAAGACCTGCTCCTCGATAAGAGCCTGCACTACAACGCCATGGCAGGGCTGCCCGCTAAGTGGAAGAGGGGGAGGCCCGACATACTCCACGTAGCCCTCCTCACCTCTACCGAGACCCCCCTCTACCAAGAGGGGCTTCTGAGGATATACTTCCAGGTTTACGACGGCAGGGTTTTCGAGGTTAGAAGCGGCGTCAGGATACCTAAAAACTACGAGAGGTTCAAAGGCCTCATAGCCCAGCTACTCAAGACGGAACGGGTTCCCCCGAAGGGTGGAGAGCCTCTTATACGCCTGTACTCGACGAGCCTTAGGGAGTTCGTCGAGAAGGAGGGGGGGCCTATACTCATGTGGGAGAGAGGCGCACCCTCCACTGCCATTTTCGTCGCAGCCAGGGCTCTATCCACAGGCCTCCCTATAGGAGTGGGGGCGTTCCCCCGGGGCGAGTTCAAGAGGTCGACGCTTAGGAAGGCCTCGGAAGCCTACTCCATAATGGGTG comes from the Aeropyrum camini SY1 = JCM 12091 genome and includes:
- a CDS encoding ribosome biogenesis protein, whose product is MEGRGGLGPVKIVFLESSVELVPRSLWSHPQVLRSARRYGIEPEDLLLDKSLHYNAMAGLPAKWKRGRPDILHVALLTSTETPLYQEGLLRIYFQVYDGRVFEVRSGVRIPKNYERFKGLIAQLLKTERVPPKGGEPLIRLYSTSLREFVEKEGGPILMWERGAPSTAIFVAARALSTGLPIGVGAFPRGEFKRSTLRKASEAYSIMGGAPLKTWGVASRIVYALERLKGLPA